GGACCGGTTTCAACTGACGGCCGAGGGCATGTATCTACATAGCGAACACACGGAGCGCTGcggcgcgcacgtgaccttGCCGTGCGACGCGACGCGCTCCGAAAACTTTTAAGAAAACGACATCTGTTCAGAACAGCTAGCCTATCTTTCTAGAAGCAGGAGAGCACAGCAGCACACACAACAGCCCCAGTTCCACCCATTGCAATGGCCAAGAGCAACAACCAGATCGAGAAGCTAGCCGAGGCTCCCGTGGAGTTCGTCAAGGACGGCACCGCGTTCATCCAGAAGTGCAAGAAGCCCAGCAACCGCGACTT
The Lachancea thermotolerans CBS 6340 chromosome G complete sequence genome window above contains:
- the SSS1 gene encoding translocon subunit SSS1 (similar to uniprot|P35179 Saccharomyces cerevisiae YDR086C SSS1 Subunit of the Sec61p ER translocation complex (Sec61p-Sss1p-Sbh1p) involved in transfer of secretory precursors through the endoplasmic reticulum membrane endoplasmic reticulum protein that is part of the Sec61 trimeric complex and the Ssh1 trimeric complex) codes for the protein MAKSNNQIEKLAEAPVEFVKDGTAFIQKCKKPSNRDFLQIVRAVGIGFVAVGIIGYAIKLVHIPIRYLIV